The following coding sequences are from one Panicum hallii strain FIL2 chromosome 5, PHallii_v3.1, whole genome shotgun sequence window:
- the LOC112895656 gene encoding aspartokinase 1, chloroplastic-like, with protein MATSVRSAVAPRRLVPAIPPASAGHVRGQARFGIRTWPGGARGLSMVVAGSTRRRAREGGDGDGFLGAPVVGGSGAELGDQLSVVMKFGGTSVSSAARMEEVAGLILAFPEERPVVVLSAMGKTTNLLLLAGEKAVGCGVIHVSEIEEWNTIKDLHIKTVDELGLQRSVIHDMLDELEQLLKGIAMMKELTLRTRDYLVSFGECMSTRILAAYLNKIGVKARQYDAFDIGFITTDDFGNADVLEATYPAVAKRLHGDWIRDPAIPVVTGFLGKGWKSGAVTTLGRGGSDLTATTIGKALGLREIQVWKDVDGVLTCDPNIYPNAKTVPYLTFEEATELAYFGAQVLHPQSMRPAREGDIPVRVKNSYNPKAPGTLITKQREMDKVVLTSIVLKSNVTMLDIVSTRMLGQFGFLARVFAIFEDLGISVDCVATSEVSISVSLDPSKIWSRELIQQELDNVVEELEKIAIVHLLQHRAIISLIGNVRRSSLILEKAFHVLRKSGVNVQMISQGASKVNMSLIVHDSEAKACIKALHQAFFEDDDVLIQAEVENLLVS; from the exons tcgcgccgcgccgcctcgtTCCAGCGATACCTCCGGCGAGCGCGGGACATGTTCGAGGACAGGCACGCTTCGGTATTCGGACCTGGCCCGGCGGTGCCCGAGGATTGTCAATGGTGGTCGCCGGCTCCACCCGCCGTCGGGCCAGGGAAGGGGGCGACGGGGACGGCTTCCTTGGGGCTCCCGTTGTTGGAGGGTCCGGAGCTGAATTGGGAGATCAGCTGAGCGTGGTGATGAAGTTCGGGGGGACCTCGGTGTCGTCGGCCGCGAGGATGGAGGAGGTGGCCGGCCTCATCCTGGCGTTCCCCGAGGAGCGCCCCGTCGTCGTCCTCTCTGCCATGGGGAAAACCACCAACCTCCTGCTCCTT GCTGGAGAGAAGGCAGTGGGTTGTGGAGTGATCCATGTTTCTGAAATTGAAGAGTGGAACACGATCAAAGATCTACATATTAA AACTGTGGATGAACTTGGCCTGCAAAGATCGGTAATACACG ACATGCTGGATGAACTGGAGCAACTCTTGAAAGGTATCGCAATGATGAAAGAGCTGACACTTAGAACCAGAGACTACCTTGTTTCATTTGGAGAGTGCATGTCCACACGGATCCTTGCTGCTTATTTGAACAAAATTGGTGTCAAAGCACGACAG TATGACGCATTTGATATTGGCTTCATAACAACAGATGACTTTGGTAACGCGGATGTCTTGGAAGCAACTTATCCAGCAGTTGCTAAGAGACTTCATGGAGACTGGATACGGGATCCAGCAATCCCTGTTGTTACTGGGTTCCTTGGGAAG GGCTGGAAATCAGGAGCTGTTACTACTTTAGGCCGAGGTGGTAGTGACTTGACTGCTACAACCATTGGTAAAGCCTTGGGACTGAGAGAAATTCAG GTATGGAAGGATGTTGATGGTGTACTCACTTGTGATCCAAATATCTACCCAAATGCAAAGACTGTTCCATATTTAACATTTGAAGAGGCTACGGAACTTGCTTATTTCGGTGCCCAG GTCTTGCATCCACAATCAATGAGACCTGCTAGAGAAGGTGATATACCAGTTAGGGTTAAGAATTCATACAACCCTAAAGCTCCAGGTACCCTTATTACTAAACAAAGAGAGATGGATAAG GTTGTACTAACTAGTATAGTGCTGAAGTCAAATGTCACTATGTTGGACATAGTGAGCACTCGGATGCTTGGTCAGTTTGGTTTTCTGGCAAGG GTATTTGCTATTTTTGAAGATCTAGGCATATCTGTGGATTGTGTTGCTACTAGCGAAGTTAGCATTTCCGTGTCACTCGATCCGTCAAAGATCTGGAGTAGGGAACTTATTCAACAG GAACTTGACAATGTAGTCGAAGAGCTTGAGAAAATAGCAATTGTTCATCTACTTCAGCATAGGGCAATAATTTCGCTCATCGGAAATGTGCGACGGTCATCTCTCATACTAGAAAAG GCATTCCATGTGCTCAGGAAAAGCGGTGTCAATGTTCAGATGATCTCACAAGGGGCATCCAAG GTTAACATGTCCCTGATAGTTCACGACAGCGAGGCGAAGGCATGCATAAAAGCCCTCCATCAGGCGTTCTTCGAGGACGATGATGTCCTGATACAGGCTGAAGTGGAGAATTTGCTCGTGAGTTGA